The following nucleotide sequence is from Drosophila kikkawai strain 14028-0561.14 chromosome 2L, DkikHiC1v2, whole genome shotgun sequence.
ttactatattttgAGGAATTTATTGATCATCCAAAACTAGGAGAACAGTCTTTaagatttcttaaaaattaatcagAAATCTCTAAGCCTTAATATTCAAGCCTTAAATAGGGAAATTTTGAATTTGACAATAAATAATGAACAAAAAGTGGTAATATTCCATGAAACTAATGagcaaaataatatatttttgcttaaagaaagtattttttgttaaagaaaGTCATGCTTTTGTATGAAATTTTAAActcaaaaaacattttcttcaaGAATATTCgtttcaaaaatttttaaatctgtttaaaaatcaaaattaaagtacaaaaaaaaagtcatgCTTTTGaatgcaattttaatataaaatatattttgttcaattaaacgtttttctaaaaaaatgtttaaatgttttaaaattgaagtaaaaaatcaaaatttaaagttaactaaacaattttcttcaagaatatttctttaagaaattattaaatcaGCTTTAAAgtcaaaaattaaagtaaaataaaaaatgtacttAAGCCAAACCATTTTGTTCAAAGTTTTAGGGAACTACAACCTATTTCCTTCATTATTAATCGTCAAAATCCCAAGTAATTGTGttagtaaattaattattcaagATTAGTTACCGAAACTCCGCTCTGGTCTTCAATTTTTATCCTAAACAATTCAGCTATAGTCCAACCCACATGATCAGCTAATCGAGACCAAGGGCTTGTTCATGAGACTCTTCTTGAGCTTGGCCAGAGCGCTAGTCGCTGACTTGCCTTCACCGGGCTTCTTATCCTTGTTTTTGGGTCCCAACGGAATCATTGTGGTGTCCATCAGCTTGCGACGGAATCCCTTGTAGAACTGCAGCACCTGGGGATTGGCCCACACCTGCTTGGCATCAAAGTCCAGGATGCGTATGGATTGCAGGGACTTGGCACGCGACAGAGCCACATAAGCCTGCCCGGCTTCAAACACCTTCGACAAGGACATTTCCACGCAGTCGAGGGTGAGTCCCTGACTCTTGTGGATGGAGAAAGCCCAGGCTAGCTTAAGCGGCACCTGACGCCGGGTGAGGATGCCTCCGGTGGCCGTCTTGATGATCCATTTCTCGTGCCGGCACACATACTCCTGGTTGTTCTTGAATCTAACCACTGGAAGATTATCCTTGTCTATGCGTACAACCACTCCGCGGGCTCCATTCACCAGCCCATTGGCTATGTTGATGTTTTTCAGCAGCATCACCTGGGCATTGACCTTCAGGTAAAGCTGAGATGGCGCTTGAACCTGTTGATCCATTTGCTTGGTCATCGAAGCATCCGAATCGTCGGCCTTGAAGAGAACCTTGTCTCCCTGAAGGTTCTCCAGCTTGGATTCATTGATGGAGTTGGCATCATTGGTGTGAGAGCAGAGCTGGGTGGCCAGGATGCCATTTCCCTCGATCTTCTGCTTGGAGGTGGCCGCCAGTCGCGTGGTTATCGTGTCATTTACATGTCCTATGCGTAGGTGGTTGAGGATCTTGACAAACTCTGGATCGGATTGGCGATGCACCTGCTTTAGCTCGTAGACACACTGAATGCAGGTCTCCCAGGCGCTGGACTGGAAGCAGAAACGTTGCTGAGGAGTGGAAGAGGGTGCTGCTCCAAAGTCACTTTTGATAACGGGAGGAAGCTGCAGGAAATCGCCACAAAGGATGAGCTGAATTCCCCCAAAAGGACGATCATTGCGGCGTATGTGTCGAGCCACAGCTTCGATTTTCTAAAAGAGAAagcaataattattaaattttaagtaaaatcGGAGTAATCCCACCTCAAAGAACTGCCCATCCACCATGGAAATCTCATCAATAATCAGTCTCTTGCACTTGCGCCAAGTCTGGGCACTCATGGGTCGCGAGGCCAGATCCAAACACCTTTGCATGGAGGCATCTCCGCCGCCTATGCCCGCAAAGGCATGGAGTGTGGTGCCACCAATCAGACAGGCCGCCACTCCTGTGGAGGCCGTGGCCACCGTGCCATCGGGCGGCAAAGCTGATATAATCCTTCTCAACAAGAAACTCTTGCCGGTGCCAGCGGAACCCGTAAAGAAGACATTCTTGCCGGAGGTGCAGGCCCTCAGAACCTCCATTTGCTCTTCGCTCAGCTTGAGGGAGTCATCGGTGGTGGATTGATATAGCTTCTTGGCCGCCGGCAAGCCACCCTTGTCCCTTTCCTCTCTTAGCTCTTCAAACCGCCGCTTTTTGGAGGCCTGGGGGGAGGGGGTCGTAGTCGAACCCTTGGATAGCAAGCCGGTTTTTTTACGCGCCAAAATCATCTCCGCCGTGGTCACTGGTGAAACATCCTCGAAGCTGCTGGGCTTTCCAGACATCAGATGCTCCCTCAGCTTCTTCTGAAGCGTGGCATCGTCCGGTTGGGCTCCCTCCTTGCCGTTCATCTTGATGAAGATCGTGCGGAGGAAGAACATCAGCGTGCCGGGCggggcattggacaggtacaTTGTACAGCTCTCCGCCTTGAAGTTAAAGGTGGCCTTGCCCTCGGCCATGAACTTTTTGTGCACCATCAGATCCTTGAGCTTGAATTTGAGTGGTTTTAGCTTCTCCGGCGTCACCTCCACGAACAGCTCCCGCAGATCATTGCGAACCAAGCGCAAGGTGGCTGTCTTGTAGGCCAGTTTGCGGCCCGTAACGCCCACGGAATTGGTCCACTGCATGTTCACCGCACACGTGAGCACTGCGTCGTTGAGATCCATGGCGGTTTAAGCACCGATTTAGTCAggtttttggtaaatattcacgagaaaacaaaaactaaacatGCGTTTTAGGCGGCAGAAAACAGTGTGACCTTGTACGGTCTGGGAAAGCGTTTTAGATGTTTTAATTGCTGGTCACACTTTGATTGCTCTGGCAGCTGATGGCTATGGTGATGCCAGACTGTTTACAAAAGTGTTTACCcaccttttttgtttttcaatttgttttaacGGTTTTTTGAGTTAGTTTGAATATTTCtaaattgaaaaacagaaaaataggccttggaaataatttctttCCTGAAAGTAACACCCAATCTAACTCATATCATAAATCTAGTAAAGAAAACCTAAAAATGAACGCGCATTTAAAACTCCTAGTGCGACTCCTGTTCGCCGTTCTATTGGTGTCCTTGATTTCCACGCTTTTCCTGGGCAAGCACATACACAAGCACATTATTGAATCGGTCAAGTCAAAGATTATTCATGGAGAAACTGAGATACCCAAAGATATTCCAAAAGGGATTCATTTAGAGTCCTCCTTGGCGGCTCCTTTTGACGTCCAAAAAACCCCAGAAAATATTGTACCCTTGGACAGCATCAATGTCAAAGAATTCGATTCCCTGAAGGTAAACAGAAATGCCTTGTCCCACCTATTAAAGCAGAAGGGCGCTCTCCGGGACTGGCACGACCGGAGGGCTATGATACTGGACAGGCACCGGCAGGGACTTGGCAAAATGGGAAGGCCAGTTGCCATTTCGGATCAAAAATCTTTGAAAGCCGATAAAAAGCTACTCGGTATCCATGGCTTTAATGCCGAGCTGTCCGATTTGATTTCCGTAAATCGATCTTTGCCGGATGTTCGATCGCAAATGTGAGttttaactataaataatataaaaattttaatttaaacttaaacttaacCAGCTGCCACTTGATCAAGTACCCGGCAAAACTGCCCATGGCCACTGTGATTATTGCTTTTCACAATGAGCACCTGAGTGTTCTCCTTCGATCCATACACAGCCTAGTGAATCGTTCTCCTCCCGGGCTCCTTGGTGACATTATCCTTGTGGATGATGCCAGTACTTTGGTAGCCTTAGGACAAAAACTGCATCGGTATTTGAGAAAGACCTTTGGGGAGCTGGTGACCTTGGTGAGACTCCCAAAAAGACGGGGTCTGATTAAGGCCAGAATGGAGGGTGCTCAAAGAGCCCCCTGGCAGGTTTTGATCTTTCTGGATTCCCACATTGAAGTGACTCATAATTGGGTAAATTGTTTAAAGATATTAAcctaatatttttatattatttccttGTGTGTTTTTCAGCTACCCCCTCTGCTGGCCCCCATTGCCGCTCATCGCACCATTGCCACAGGACCCATTGTGGACGGCATTTCCCGGGAAACCTTTGCTTATGAAGCAGGAGCCACTCTCACCCGCTCTGGCTTCAATTGGCATCTCCATGTAAAGCATCTGCCACCCTTTCCCGAAGACTCTCAGGTTCCCTCCTCGCCCTATCGCACTCCCTTGCTGGTGGGTGGCTTGGCCATTGACAGGAGCTACTTTTGGGAGCTTGGTGGCTACGATGAGAAGCTGGACATCTGGGGCGGAGAGTATCTAGAGATGAGCTTTAAAATTTGGATGTGCGGCGGCATGCTGCTCTATGTACCCTGCTCTAGGGTGGCACACATCTCGAGGGGACCGGTGCTGGAGAGAGCTAGTCCAAGGAAATACAACTTTCTGGGAAGGGTGAGTGTTGAGTAActacttttaaataataattcaaaataaatacaaataaaaacaatatatttattattatttgcagaACTACAAACGCGTGGCCGAGGTCTGGATGGATGACTACAAGAAATTCGTTTACCAACGTAACCCCGAACTATTCCTCAACGTGGATGCTGGCAATCTGACCGCCGTGAAGGCTCAGAGAAAGCAGCTAAAATGCAAATCCTTCCATTGGTACATGACCAAGGTGGCTCCCGACTTTCTTGAAAAGTTTCCACTGGTAGACCTTCCTCCACTGGCCTCGGGTGTTATTCAGAGCGTGGCCTATCCCTCCCACTGCATGGACACTCTCAAGGGGGAGTACAACCAGCCAATGGGCCTGGCACCTTGCAATAATCCTCCAAGCAAGCACCAGGACTGGACTTTGACCCGGGATCATGAGATCCGACTGAAGTCAGGCAATGCCTGCCTTGAAGTTAGCGACATAAAGGATTTTAACGTTCCTGTGAAGCTGTATCACTGCCACAGTCTGGGCGGAAATCAGTTTTGGTATTATAATCCCAAGTTAAAGTGGATCCAGCAGCGTGAAGGGTGGTACCACTGCCTCGAGGCCATCCCGCCGGTAGAATCAAATCCTGGACGTGTGGTGTCCAATTATTGCCGTAAAAGCAACAAGCGTCAAAAGTGGAACTTTGGATATCTTTGAGATGGATTTGCCTtgctaaaatattaattaaaatgaagttTTAATGAAgtaattatatcttatttgatattgaaaataaaatttaaaatttcagaaGAATGTGTATATCAAATTTCTTGacctctctgtctctctttttatttttattccataTTTTAATCTTTGCTCTTGATTTCTTCAGTTTATTTCATCTGAAAACTGTTGCTGCCTCTTACACATCCCTTAGACGGCGGCAACTACTTACTCCCCCACTTGATTGATAGTGGAGAACGGTGTTGCCTCCAGTACCTTACCTTATCTCCTACTATTTCCCCCACTCTACCCTCTTAGATCAATTACCTTAATGGCCTATGATTTTTGCCAGGTGTCTCCATCTACCAGCTCCGTGGCTGCCCTGCCATGCCAGCAGTCAACGCTTTGGACTTCCGCCGGCTAGACGTCTTCAGGATCATGGCCATGAAAAAGAGATATGTGAAGCGCCTGGTCCGCAAGGTGATCCTCTGGCTAGTGGTCATTGCCCTGGTGGCTCTGGTCACCACTTTGATAGTGGAGAAGCGCATGAAACCAACTGAAAAATCCGGAGAAGAAAACCTTGATCCAAATGGAGATCCCATTACACCCATTTTTCGTGCGGCCCATATTCAACCCACCAGGAAGGCGCCACGTCCCCCCTACCAGGATCGCAACTCCTTTGTAAATCCCCCCAAGGAGGTGAAGCAGGGTTTTAGGCTGCCGGAACCAAAGGGTGAGCGAAAGGATTGGCATGACTACGCGGCCATGGAGGCAGACAAGCAACGGAGAGGCCTGGGAGAGCACGGAGCTGCTGCTCATGTGGGTGCCGATGAGAAGGAGCTGGAGGATCAGCTGTACAAGAAGAATGGCTTCAATGGTCTTTTGTCGGATAGAATTTCGGTTAATCGATCTGTGCCGGATGTGCGATTGGAAGAGTGAGTTTGGTAGAAAATATCTAAAgatctttttatattttttaaacatattttccaGTTGCAAGACCCGCAAATACCTGGCCAAGTTGCCCAATGTCAGTGTCATCTTTATTTTCTTCAATGAACACTTCAACACCTTGCTGAGATCCATTTACAGTGTGGTTAATCGCACTCCCCCTGAGTTACTACGTCAAATAATTCTCGTGGATGATGGCAGTGACTGGGAGGTTCTGAAACAACCCCTGGATGACTATGTGGCCAGGCACTTTCCCCATTTAGTGGATATAGTAAGGAATCCGGAGAGAAAGGGTTTAATTGGGGCCAGGTTAGCCGGAGCCAAGGTGGCCTTAGGGGAGGTCATGGTGTTCTTTGATTCCCACATTGAATGTAACTATAATTGGGTAAGctttacaatatattttaacttaatttactttaattatatattcctAAACATAAACCCCCTCAGTTACCTCCCCTCCTGGAACCCATTGCCATCAACCCCAAGATCTCCACCTGCCCCATTGTGGATGTCATTATGCACACCGACTTCTCCTATGGCGGTGGCTATCAGGAGGGTTCCCGTGGTGGCTTCGATTGGAAGTTCTTGTACAAACAGCTGCCTGTTTTGCCCGAGGATTCGGTGGACAAGTCCCTACCCTATCGCAGTCCCGTGATGATGGGCGGTCTGTTTGCCATAAGAACGGATTTCTTTTGGGATCTGGGTGGCTATGATGATCAGTTGGATATTTGGGGCGGTGAGCAGTACGAGTTGAGCTTCAAAATTTGGATGTGTGGCGGCATGCTGCTGGATGTGCCCTGCTCCAGGGTGGCTCACATCTTCAGAGGACCCATGGAGCCCAGACCCAGTCCAAGGAAGCACAATTTTGTGGCCAAGGTGGGGagatatcaaatatttataaaaattattatttaaatatttatacaatacATAAAATCTCCCCCTTTTTAGAACCACAAACGCGTGGCCGAAGTCTGGATGGATGAGTACAAGCAATATATTTATGACCGCCAACCGGATACCTATAATAACCTGGATCCTGGTGATCTCTCCCGTCAGCTGGCCATTCGTGAGCGACTCCAGTGCAAGTCCTTCCACTGGTACATGACGGAAGTGGCACCCGATTTCCTGGCCAAGTTCCCGGCCATTGAACCGCCCAGCTATGCCTCCGGCGCCCTTCAGAATGTCTTCTATTCCCATTACTGCCTGGACACCATGGGCAAGGCTTCCAATGAGGTCGTTGGTCTGTTTACTTGCGCGGAGAATCGCACTCATCCCCAGGCCACTCAGTTTTGGACTCTCTCCGCTTACCGTGAGCTGCGCCAGCACTCGGATTCCATATGCCTGGACGTGCAGGCATCTCCGCCAAATGCCACTGTCTGGATGTGGTCCTGCCATAATATGGGTGGCAATCAGTTTTGGTTCTACGACAGGGAGAACCAGTGGGTGGTCCAGGGCCAAAAGAGCAATCGCTGCATGGAGGGATTTGTGGAGGATGGAAAGCAACAGGTGCTGGTGAATGAGTGTCAGAAGGGTAATGATCGGCAGAGATGGATTTTTGGAACTGTGAATGACACTTTGTTGGATAAGTTCTTTGAGGGAGTACAGTAGGTgaaaatatatggaaatttaatagaaaataatgtaaaaatCATTAGTAATGCCTCTGCAATGGGTTTCTAAAttgaaatgtataaa
It contains:
- the Pif1 gene encoding ATP-dependent DNA helicase PIF1 encodes the protein MDLNDAVLTCAVNMQWTNSVGVTGRKLAYKTATLRLVRNDLRELFVEVTPEKLKPLKFKLKDLMVHKKFMAEGKATFNFKAESCTMYLSNAPPGTLMFFLRTIFIKMNGKEGAQPDDATLQKKLREHLMSGKPSSFEDVSPVTTAEMILARKKTGLLSKGSTTTPSPQASKKRRFEELREERDKGGLPAAKKLYQSTTDDSLKLSEEQMEVLRACTSGKNVFFTGSAGTGKSFLLRRIISALPPDGTVATASTGVAACLIGGTTLHAFAGIGGGDASMQRCLDLASRPMSAQTWRKCKRLIIDEISMVDGQFFEKIEAVARHIRRNDRPFGGIQLILCGDFLQLPPVIKSDFGAAPSSTPQQRFCFQSSAWETCIQCVYELKQVHRQSDPEFVKILNHLRIGHVNDTITTRLAATSKQKIEGNGILATQLCSHTNDANSINESKLENLQGDKVLFKADDSDASMTKQMDQQVQAPSQLYLKVNAQVMLLKNINIANGLVNGARGVVVRIDKDNLPVVRFKNNQEYVCRHEKWIIKTATGGILTRRQVPLKLAWAFSIHKSQGLTLDCVEMSLSKVFEAGQAYVALSRAKSLQSIRILDFDAKQVWANPQVLQFYKGFRRKLMDTTMIPLGPKNKDKKPGEGKSATSALAKLKKSLMNKPLVSIS
- the LOC108079566 gene encoding putative polypeptide N-acetylgalactosaminyltransferase 10; this encodes MNAHLKLLVRLLFAVLLVSLISTLFLGKHIHKHIIESVKSKIIHGETEIPKDIPKGIHLESSLAAPFDVQKTPENIVPLDSINVKEFDSLKVNRNALSHLLKQKGALRDWHDRRAMILDRHRQGLGKMGRPVAISDQKSLKADKKLLGIHGFNAELSDLISVNRSLPDVRSQICHLIKYPAKLPMATVIIAFHNEHLSVLLRSIHSLVNRSPPGLLGDIILVDDASTLVALGQKLHRYLRKTFGELVTLVRLPKRRGLIKARMEGAQRAPWQVLIFLDSHIEVTHNWLPPLLAPIAAHRTIATGPIVDGISRETFAYEAGATLTRSGFNWHLHVKHLPPFPEDSQVPSSPYRTPLLVGGLAIDRSYFWELGGYDEKLDIWGGEYLEMSFKIWMCGGMLLYVPCSRVAHISRGPVLERASPRKYNFLGRNYKRVAEVWMDDYKKFVYQRNPELFLNVDAGNLTAVKAQRKQLKCKSFHWYMTKVAPDFLEKFPLVDLPPLASGVIQSVAYPSHCMDTLKGEYNQPMGLAPCNNPPSKHQDWTLTRDHEIRLKSGNACLEVSDIKDFNVPVKLYHCHSLGGNQFWYYNPKLKWIQQREGWYHCLEAIPPVESNPGRVVSNYCRKSNKRQKWNFGYL
- the LOC108079564 gene encoding N-acetylgalactosaminyltransferase 4 produces the protein MAMKKRYVKRLVRKVILWLVVIALVALVTTLIVEKRMKPTEKSGEENLDPNGDPITPIFRAAHIQPTRKAPRPPYQDRNSFVNPPKEVKQGFRLPEPKGERKDWHDYAAMEADKQRRGLGEHGAAAHVGADEKELEDQLYKKNGFNGLLSDRISVNRSVPDVRLEDCKTRKYLAKLPNVSVIFIFFNEHFNTLLRSIYSVVNRTPPELLRQIILVDDGSDWEVLKQPLDDYVARHFPHLVDIVRNPERKGLIGARLAGAKVALGEVMVFFDSHIECNYNWLPPLLEPIAINPKISTCPIVDVIMHTDFSYGGGYQEGSRGGFDWKFLYKQLPVLPEDSVDKSLPYRSPVMMGGLFAIRTDFFWDLGGYDDQLDIWGGEQYELSFKIWMCGGMLLDVPCSRVAHIFRGPMEPRPSPRKHNFVAKNHKRVAEVWMDEYKQYIYDRQPDTYNNLDPGDLSRQLAIRERLQCKSFHWYMTEVAPDFLAKFPAIEPPSYASGALQNVFYSHYCLDTMGKASNEVVGLFTCAENRTHPQATQFWTLSAYRELRQHSDSICLDVQASPPNATVWMWSCHNMGGNQFWFYDRENQWVVQGQKSNRCMEGFVEDGKQQVLVNECQKGNDRQRWIFGTVNDTLLDKFFEGVQ